Sequence from the Candidatus Poribacteria bacterium genome:
GGCTGTGTCCAGTAGTGTTCCGCCCCCGGCTTTCTCCCGCTGCACGAAGTGGGTGGTGGCATAGCCATCAACGTAGGGTCGTCCACGACGGCGGTAGTGGCTTGTCTTTACATAGTATAGGTTGCCAAGCGCATTTGCGTCAATGAGGTGTTTGGCTGTCCGTGTTTCTCTGGTGAAGACTGTTGCCATTTGCACTGACAACTTTCTCCCTGTTCTCTGTGCGGCTTCATACATCGCGACCGCTTCTGGACCTGTTTTTGCCATCGGTTTTTCGCAGTAGACGTGCTTTCCCGCTTCGAGTGCTGCGATTGTGACGGGGGCGTGCAGGAAGTTGGGCAGACAGACATCCACGCTATCAATTTCGTCAATTTTTAGCAGGTCGCGATAATCGGAAAAGGCGTGCGGAATGTCATGCTCCTGCGCGACCCGTTGTGCTTCAGATTCATCGATGTCTGCGACGGCGACCATTTCGACATCGTTAGGCATAGATTGATAGCCTCGCACATGGCTTTTGCCGATGATTCCAGTGCCGATGATACCTACCTTGAGTTTAGCTGACATGATTTTCTCCTGAGCGTGTATGGGGTATGCGGGGTGAAACGTAAAACGTAATGTCCCGTTCCGAGAATCCCGATAAATCGGGACGGGAAACGTAAGGGGATCCCCTGTTTTTTTTCGGTTTATTCCTCTAAAATTGTGTTCCGTGTGCGTTCAAAGATTTCGATAGCGTATTCCAGATGTGCTTGGGACATGATGTTGAACGATACCCCAAATCTCTTGGGCGTTACATCGGGCAGCTTCGATCGACATTCGGCAATGTGTCTCGGTATGAAATCGCCGTGGGCATCGATTCGGAAGTGGTTCGCTCGTTTTGAGGGATATGAACCCATCCACCACCTTCCTCCAATTGTCATGCGAATTTGGGCAATCCGTGGACGAAGAATTGCGCCGCAGGACTCGACGT
This genomic interval carries:
- a CDS encoding Gfo/Idh/MocA family oxidoreductase; amino-acid sequence: MSAKLKVGIIGTGIIGKSHVRGYQSMPNDVEMVAVADIDESEAQRVAQEHDIPHAFSDYRDLLKIDEIDSVDVCLPNFLHAPVTIAALEAGKHVYCEKPMAKTGPEAVAMYEAAQRTGRKLSVQMATVFTRETRTAKHLIDANALGNLYYVKTSHYRRRGRPYVDGYATTHFVQREKAGGGTLLDTAIYNMARMVYLLDNPEIETVSASTYQELDMDEGRRQDSGYDVEELGTGFVRFKGGITMFVEEAWAANMDGGEGDRIMGSKGGIKLNPFTFYTDLYDMDADVTFDIDGYERRMRSLGYMGDGYESSQQHVVWGLLGRVDMIDTGAIGLTVARITEAMYQSAEQEQEIDLRQG